A part of Paraliobacillus zengyii genomic DNA contains:
- a CDS encoding DUF2929 family protein — protein MRFLGVVFWSFVLGTLLAYVLTSMTGDQFAFGPVIVLTVTFSIIVTIVGDFIITPDTNETVE, from the coding sequence ATGCGTTTTCTAGGTGTTGTTTTTTGGTCCTTTGTCCTTGGTACGCTACTTGCTTATGTTTTAACAAGCATGACTGGTGATCAATTTGCATTTGGACCTGTTATTGTCTTAACAGTAACATTCAGTATAATCGTTACGATTGTTGGGGATTTCATTATTACTCCTGATACAAATGAAACAGTCGAATAG
- a CDS encoding BMP family ABC transporter substrate-binding protein, which produces MKKAIFYLFILLLITIPLLTSCSSNGEIEKVGMLVEHSVNDQTWGSEGYQGLLQIKDQFNVDVYFKEGIQTQSDVNRSVEEFVQQGVNIIFGHSSIYGKYFDVIHTSYPDVQFVYFNGGYEGENLTSLNFNSNAMGFFAGMVAGKMTKTNEVGIIGAYEWQPEIEGFYEGVKYQNPDANISMNFVNDWDNVDRALEIFSVMNEESVDVFYPAGDSFSLEVIKEIQEHNKYAIGYIIDPSDIVGATVLTSTLQHVDKLYLSAAELFDKNELSGGIFTYDFQDDVISLGEFSPDVPDAYRKKIEQEIEAYINTGLLPNEKD; this is translated from the coding sequence TTGAAAAAAGCAATTTTCTATTTATTTATTTTATTATTAATTACCATCCCATTACTAACTAGTTGTAGTTCTAATGGAGAGATTGAAAAGGTAGGTATGCTTGTAGAACATTCTGTTAATGATCAGACATGGGGATCAGAAGGGTATCAAGGTTTATTGCAAATTAAGGATCAATTCAATGTTGATGTTTATTTCAAAGAAGGAATACAAACACAATCAGACGTTAATCGCTCTGTTGAGGAGTTTGTTCAGCAAGGTGTGAATATAATATTTGGACATAGTAGTATTTATGGTAAATATTTTGATGTGATTCATACTTCTTATCCAGATGTGCAATTTGTCTATTTTAATGGTGGTTATGAAGGTGAAAACTTAACAAGCCTAAACTTTAACTCAAATGCGATGGGCTTTTTTGCAGGTATGGTTGCTGGAAAGATGACGAAAACAAACGAGGTAGGAATTATTGGCGCATATGAATGGCAGCCAGAAATTGAAGGTTTTTATGAAGGAGTTAAATATCAGAATCCTGATGCAAATATTTCAATGAATTTCGTCAATGACTGGGATAATGTTGACCGTGCCCTTGAGATTTTCTCTGTGATGAATGAAGAAAGTGTAGATGTTTTTTATCCTGCAGGTGATAGTTTTAGTTTAGAAGTTATTAAAGAGATTCAGGAACACAATAAATATGCTATTGGATATATTATAGATCCTTCCGATATAGTAGGGGCAACTGTTTTAACTAGTACATTACAACATGTTGATAAATTATATTTATCTGCGGCAGAACTTTTTGATAAAAATGAATTAAGTGGTGGTATATTTACTTATGATTTTCAGGATGATGTCATCTCTTTAGGAGAATTTAGTCCTGATGTGCCAGATGCATATCGAAAGAAAATTGAACAGGAAATAGAAGCATACATAAACACTGGTTTATTACCAAATGAAAAAGATTAA